TAATCCTACGTTGTTGCAGCTAGTAAATCACGGAATCAAGGACGAGATTATAAACAACATGGTGAACGTGAGCAGAAGGTTTTTCGAGATGCCACTATCAGAAAGAGAGAAATACATGTCAGCGGACATGAGCGCTCCGGTACGATACGGAACCAGCTTCAATCAGAAAAACGACGGGGTGTTTTGCTGGAGGGACTTTCTGAAGCTGGTTTGTCACCCTCTGCCCGATGTCCTTTCCCATTGGCCATCTTCTCCACAAGACTTTAGGTAAAAATCCACCCGAAAAATTTTAGCACTCATCGCAAAATTAGTCGTCATTATGTTATGCAAATAAATTGACGTTTCTcgttctatattttttaaaacaggGAAATGGCGGTTACCTACGCAGAAGAGACAAGATTCTTGTTCCTAATGCTGGTGGAGGCCATGCTAGAAAGCCTGGGCCTAAAAAACAGGGAGAAGAAGACAGAATCAATACTAAACGATGTCGATGCTGATGAGGATGCAATATTTAAAGAATTGGAAGATGGAAGCCAGCTAATGGTCGTGAATTGCTACCCTCCATGCCCTCAACCCGATTTGACACTGGGTATGCCACCTCATTCCGACTATGGTTTCCTCACACTTCTCCTTCAAGATGACGTCAAGGGTTTGCAAATACATCAGGATAATTGGGTCACTGTCCAACCCATACCCGGATCCTTCGTCGTCAATGTTGGAGACCACCTCGAGGTATACatatgcataaatatatatatataaatattaaaagaaattagtcCGAATCAGTTCTCATCAATTTCAGCTAAGTAATACTAATAACGTATACAAGTGAAACATATTCGTTACGTGGTTAATTACAAACCtgatacaaattaaatatttgatttgatcagACAAATTGCagatgttaattaattatgatttgatttgttcCGACCAGATATTCAGCAACGGGAGATACAAGAGTGTGTTGCATAGAGTTGTTGTAAATTCAGTAAAGTGTCGGATTTCGGTGGCTTCTTTGCATAGCTTCCCATTCACAAGCACGGTGAGGCCATCGGCAAAGCTCATAAGTGAGACGAATCCCAGGCGGTATAAAGACACGGATTTTGCTAGTTTTCTCGAGTACATCAAATCCTGTGActccaagaaaaagaatttccTTGAGTCCAGGAAACTGagctaattattaattaaaaatggagtgactttttgtattttgactTTTGTagtatacatttatatatagaaagtaaTTATTGTTTGGTTGGTGTATTAAGTGCATCAGTCGACACTATGcaataattagataatattgttataacaattatgtaattgttGTGAGAATTGTATATGGGGGGGGTGCTATATATAGCGAGTAGCTTCCTCTATCCATCAACTTTGTTGTTCATGTTTTCAAATCATCTTAATACTTAGACAAGTTTCCATGGATTTCTACTTATTAAATtcgattaaatttgaactaatcacataatgatatataaacgtagtatatttgttatttaaaatttaattatatttattatttcatatgtaaaagataataacaaaat
The nucleotide sequence above comes from Sesamum indicum cultivar Zhongzhi No. 13 linkage group LG11, S_indicum_v1.0, whole genome shotgun sequence. Encoded proteins:
- the LOC105174232 gene encoding protein DMR6-LIKE OXYGENASE 1; this encodes MSPAMVMTSSGQTGKDGTYDSLEISQYQKGVKHMYENGIAHVPKKYILPDAERPNVITEKSSANPPDQLSMKLPVIDFAELQGPNRSQVLKSLAYACENYGFFQLVNHGIKDEIINNMVNVSRRFFEMPLSEREKYMSADMSAPVRYGTSFNQKNDGVFCWRDFLKLVCHPLPDVLSHWPSSPQDFREMAVTYAEETRFLFLMLVEAMLESLGLKNREKKTESILNDVDADEDAIFKELEDGSQLMVVNCYPPCPQPDLTLGMPPHSDYGFLTLLLQDDVKGLQIHQDNWVTVQPIPGSFVVNVGDHLEIFSNGRYKSVLHRVVVNSVKCRISVASLHSFPFTSTVRPSAKLISETNPRRYKDTDFASFLEYIKSCDSKKKNFLESRKLS